The Microcaecilia unicolor unplaced genomic scaffold, aMicUni1.1, whole genome shotgun sequence genomic interval ACTGGTTATCCTGTATTAGCTACTTTGAACTAATTGTTTTGCAATATACAGAAtacaagattattattattatttgggaaGCAtttccgtttccgcatacagttcaaactcctgtacgtcaagctccatctctggcagtcttcaaatctaagctaaaagcccacctttttgatgctgcttttaactcctaacccttattttatcatcctcactttaatattcccttatctaatttgtcctgtttgtccaaattagattgtaagctctgtcgagcagggactgtctcttcatgttcaaccaGGACTGGATAAGCCCTGCGTTTTGCTCCAAGCTAAGAAATTCTGCTGCTTATGAACAAGCTTGCAAATGACTCCCTCTAGTGGTTATATAAAGAACTGCATCTAACTTCTAGATTGTACTTCCCAAACTTTACCCTGTGAGATCCCATTTTAATAGCCACCCACTAGATCAACTCCATCTGTTTTATATCTGCTTGatggtgcggtctccagaattgcactctaaatgaggtctcaccaaagaCTTCTACAGAGGTATCACCACCTcccttttcctgctggccattcctctccctatgccccccaagCTTCCTCCTGGCTTtcacctgtttggtcaccttaagattgTAACATGATATCAGTttgtcaggattattgaaatatatgtagcataattattgattatgctgaatcagatataccaatataaaaatacagctttaaaagaCTTATTGAAACTGCAACAGGGAAACTGACCTGAACTCCaaatccctcttccccctccctttgggaacacttaacagagacaaaagggtaCTGACTTCACAGAGATACagcttcctctccccttcccacttgaacaaaagcatgactagatGGATACTTGAAGGCTcatcaagacttctgcagaactgCAGACAGAGGGTCTGGAGAAGCCACTGAAGACAAaggactcagaggaaaagcataaacaaaacatttgcctgtcatcagatgtatacctgccccctcTCTTCTATCCTGCtcttcttgggacctgcctctgcctcatggctcctcactggaccacagcatgctctacaactgctctttgagcagggactgtcctttatgttaaattgtacagcgctgcgtaaccctagtagcgctttagaaatgttaaatagtagtagtagtagaacaacaaagactgttctgtaagttataacttctgatttaaaaacctgctacctactttaagcacagattctctgtaagatctcTTAAGACTCTTATCTCTCGCTGCAACGTTAATTGCTAaaattgtaacttaataaaccctCCTGAATCTGAATATATAGTGTTCTTGTTCTTttttaaacctggtaatgcaggttaatgtaatccagataaatatacttaatttctttcatTCAGTGTATTGTGAATCTTGTTGCTTTAATTGGCAACTGGTGGacaattaaaatataaatatatatattaaaaattataaacattagcgAGTGCTCTAGCTATCCCCAGGTATAAATTAATTCCTTGTAACAAGATCACCAGACACAATCACCACATATCCTCTTTTGTAGCCTAAATGCACAATCCTGCTTTTCATAGCATTAAATATTAGCTGCCAGATTCTAGATATTCTTCATGCCACATGAATATGAATGAGGTAAGTGTGCATTCACTTCCTCCGCTGTATGTATTAAGGACCTGACGAGGCCATATTTCGCTCTCAAGCTGTGTCAGGGGTACAATATACAACCAATCCCAGTGTCAAATGCAAAGGCTATTTCTCATAACATCTCTTGGACAGCATTAAAGCACAAGTAAAACTTTTAAATAAAGGATTACATCTTCCAAAGAACCTTTATTTGTGGTAATACTATTCTTTGTCTTTCAGTGAAAGgaatttttaaaggtaatcaataaaaataaaacatggaaaagaaaataagataccaccttttttattggtcataacaatacatttcttgattagctttcgaaggttgcccttcttcgtcagatcagtaTATATAAaactgaaacatcaaagcatttcagtgacagtctaacaggatgggggtgggtaggtgagagacagggagatatgcatggagaaaagagggtgtcaaagcagtacaattttattggtttataatgggctagaaaacccagatctttgttaagacctgtctggtgggtgtcaaaatatttaatcattctgacttcaaaggtcttacgttcctgtattgttttaaagttcccttttagggttcttaccatgaaatcactggtagtgttctggttttgtaaagtgctgccccacagtgGAAGCAGGACCTCAAGTCTTTTGAACCCTGCCAGCGCTAGTCTACACTGCTGCTTCACAATTCCAGAACCAAGCCTGACCACTGCAGTCTCCTCTGTCATCAGGATTACCTGCTTATCACTGCAATGAACTGTTTAAGTGACACTGCCTGGGCAGCTTTCTAGCTGTGTAACTTTTACAATTACggacttcttattttcttcttcctGTGCTTAGTATTTGGTTTTCTCTGTATTGCTCTTATTCTTCATGGTGTCTTCAGTATTGTATCATGTTGCAAAAGATATGCTACTAATAGCATGTTGTAGCATTTCCTCATGAAACGTTTCCTTTAATGCTACTCCTTTGTCATATCAACCTCTCCTGCATATCATTTTTGTCCCATTAccaatacatttttattattaattttaccTATATTGTTTTTTGTGAAACCTTGTGTCCTTTGTCTCTAAGCACTTGGTATGACACTCCCTGAAGAACCCAGTCTCTCACCTTCAAACTCTTTGGCCTTTCAGGAGGGaaatgtatattccttcctatactaggcctgtaagatGGCCCTGCTAGTCCTCAGATTTCCTAGTTTTGCTGTCATCAGCATAATTTTACTTTCTGCAAGTAAACAGAGTGCAAACTCAGGAGGAActatgcggcccatatatggcagatacatgaatataaccttgatggtgatGAGAGTGAGGACCCTTGCAAAGTCTAAGGTATTCCACCAGAAAAATGTGTTCAGAGAAGGGCACCAGGTGTTTCATACTTGTGTGCTACATGGTtttgtgcatgtgaacacaagaaGGAAAGgattgccatttttgtatacatataaaaatttAACTGAATATTACCATATATGtgtaatggaaggaaacaggaaaatcaaatgaagagtgggaagtggaccaatgactccagggaaacagggTTACGATAGTAAAGAGAATAACTTTATTCACAGACCATATTTATCATTAAACCTCAATCCTTGATAAATATGGTACCGGGAAGACTTTAAGCGGTATGCTGTAGATAATGTAGCATGTAGTGTATGCACCAGAGACGCTACATTATCTACAGCATACCGCTTAAAATCTTTATTAAGACTTCCCGGTACCATATTTATCATTAAACCTCAAGGCAGGtccaacccggtaagcagggtaagcactgcaggagggcgcctacCTTCAAAGGCgctctgctgaggcttttgttttcagtatctaatctctgctgctcatctcagtctggctccaaagctgtcagctctctgtcccatctcctcccccatcccagtagagaaatatcctccttgtgtttgtcagaggactcactgctccaactgaatctggctccgaAATAACTCttggagctcagctaacctctgcccaGAAAGGGCTCAGAGACAGCAGAGCCTGAAACCTCGTTTTGTCAGAGacctgctgtttagtgctgcacatGACCCACCctttccaccccaccccacaacaCCAGCAacgcacaggacaggagggctagatgcctgctttcaattcctaaccatcacctatctctccttccaactcagattgtagaatatgttagtttatgctgattaagtctgtcctagctagatcctaagctgcaTGCAGAgcctaacttcttaggatttcaggctaatttttgaagaatttgaagaggggttaTCTCTGTTCTaccatgtgtgactgcaaggccaagtgtctgaattgttagattctgaaattttgataacacattgtttttcagagttggcaagactgttctcctaattcctggtctgtgtgctaagttatttttcttctatactggtgtaatattttccaatgatgccatggctggtaaaaggggtgtgtctactgtgggggcacagccatagtgatcccgcctctggatatctgcaggagggcgctagaaaccctagggccggccctggaaACAGGCATTACTGGAAAATGTAAAAACTGGATTAAAGTATAAGACTGCCAGGGAACTCCACAGACtcgtgtctattttattttttttgttatatttgtaccctggggcaaatgagggttaagtgacttgcccagagtcacaagaccaaagtccaccacactaaccgctaggccactcttccactccacactAGACACAAAATGAAAGATCCCACCTTGTTATTTGCTAACTTTTATTTCCATGCACATAAAACCACAACGTTCATCTTAAAATAACCAAGGCTtttttattattagcatttatatcGCTCTACCAGATGCACaggcgactctgggcaagtcacttaaccctccattgccccaggtacaaataagtacctgtaagccgcattgagcctgccaaatgtaacaaaaaaataaaagatccTGGGCTAGGTACCTTGTACTTGAAGGGGACTCCCTGCAGCACATCCCTCAGGGCAGTCTTGGCCACCTCTTTGCTGGGCTCGTCAGTCacaaagtgcagattgagaaccTCGCTAGCCTCCAGTTTGCCGGACCTTAGCAGAGAGCCCAAGGCCAGGCGGAACTTGGCCCCCAGCGCCGGGCTCTTGTCCGCTTTGGTGTACATCATGAGCAGGTGCAGGTCCTGCATGTTCAGCTGCTCTTGCATGCTTTTGCTCAAGGCCGGCCCGGGCTCCGACTCGGGGCTCGGGCTCCGCGCCGCCTGGTCCTCCTTGCTGCTGCTGGAATGCTTCTTCGGCTCCGAGCCAGAGTAGTAAAGGGCGCAGACGGCGAGGGCAACGGCCAGGAGGAGAAGGCCGTGGTGCGAGCGGAGGGCGCAGAGCCGGCCCACCATTACTGCGCTAAGCAAAGCCCCGCCCCAGCTCAAAGCCACGTGCTTTGCGTCTCTTCCTGGttggttctcaatctaacctcgtTGATGAGGCCCAACAGAAAGTTCTTCCGGGTTTCAGGGCGAAGGGCGAAGGGCAAAGggcattctctcctctcccctgcatcgCAAATCCTAGGAAGAATTATTGAAAAACAAATCCCTGTTTTCTTTTAGCGGCTTACCAGAGCGTGCAGCTGAAGAATACGCCCCCTGTGCCTGTAGCGTGATTGGATAGGGTGGGGAGGGC includes:
- the LOC115459088 gene encoding xyloside xylosyltransferase 1-like, producing the protein MVGRLCALRSHHGLLLLAVALAVCALYYSGSEPKKHSSSSKEDQAARSPSPESEPGPALSKSMQEQLNMQDLHLLMMYTKADKSPALGAKFRLALGSLLRSGKLEASEVLNLHFVTDEPSKEVAKTALRDVLQGVPFKYKVIFHDVNTLTEKLFPIVEAMQKHFSAGSGTYYSDSIFFLSVAMHRIMPKEIPRLIQLDLDLKYKSNIRELFEEFDNFPINAVIGVAHEMQPVYRR